Below is a window of Streptomyces spongiicola DNA.
GCGGCCCGGTACACGGCCAGCCCCTCCACGTCACCGGTCGCCGAGCGGTACAGCGCGTAGAACGGCTCCCTCCAGGGCTCGGGCCCCGCCGGGACCACTCCGGTGTTCAGCTGCCACCAGCGCGCGTCGCGGTCGGCGGCCCCGGCCCGGTCGGCGCGGAAGCGGTCGTACAACTCCGGACCGAGCTTGCGCACCTCCTCGCCGTCGGCCAGGTCGATCCGGGCACCGTCCCCGGGACCCGGCCGGCGCGGGTCGAGCCCGGTGCGCGCCACGTCGATGCTCCACTCCGTGAACCAGGTCGCGGGGCCGAATCCGTACCGCCCGTAGATGGGGAACTCGGCCGCGATCAGCGTCGAGACGATCTCACCCCGCTCCTTCGCGGCCGCGAGGTCGGACGCGATCATGCTGGTGAGCAGGCCCCGACGGCGGTGCGTCGGGGAGACGGTGACGTTCGAGACGGCGTTCGCCGGTACCGCGGCACCGCCGGGGACCGTGAGCTGCTGGGTGTAGGACCGGTAGGTCGCCACGCAGCGGCCCGCGTCGAAGGCCCCCCGCACCCGGGGCATGTCGAAGTGCGCGAGCCGGTCGGCGGCCAGTTCCTCGCTGACCTCCGGGGACTGCAGGAACCCGATCCTGCATGCACGCAGCCAGTCGGTGACCTCGGACTCGGTGACAGGACGCACATCAGGGCTCATGGCACCCACGCTATGCCGCCCGGCCTCACCCGTCACAGCGATTACGGCGCCCTCCGGCGGGCGAGCGGGCACGCAGGCAAGCGGGCAAGCGGATAAGCGGGCGGCCGGGCCGGCCTGGCCGGCCGGCGAGCAGGCCCGGTGTTCCCACGCCCGGCCGTGAGCCGGGTGTGGGACCGGATGTGGGACCTGCCCTGAGCCGGGCGGGGTCGGGGTGGGGTCGGCGACGTGGTCGGGCGTGGCCGGGCGGGGTCGGCCTTGTCGTTCGACCTCCCGGGCCCAAGGGCTCCGTTCGCGAGCCGCGCAGGCCGTGCCACGGCGAGCCGACAGCCCGCGGTCGCGGTGCGCGGGCCCCGCGGCACCTCAGGTGAGCAGGTCGTCCACCTGTGCTTCGCCTTCGCGGTACCGACGGGCGATCTCCGCGCTGCACTCGTCCGCGGTGCGCTGCAACTGCTGCCGCTGCCCCGAGACCTCCTGCTCGTAGCCCGCGAGCCGCCCCATCGCGGCGCGCAGTTCGTCGTCCGTGCGCGCGTCCAGGTCGGACAGCTCCACCTCGGAGAGCATCTCCGCCGCCAGCAGCCGGTACTCCTCGCCGCGCGGCTCGGACAGCGTGACGTGCCGGGCCGAACTGCCGCGCCGCGACGGCGGGTCGGCGAGGATCCGCGAGAGCCGGTCGACCACGGCGGCGTCCGGTCCCGGCCGCTCCGGTCCGGAGCCCGCGGTGGGGAGCAGCGGCGAGGGCGGTGCCGATCGCCGGGTCAGCTCCGCGCGCAGGATGTCGACACGGCCCTGCAGCAGCCGCCGCACATAGCTCAGGTCGGCCTCGTCCCGCTGGGACTCCTTGCGCAGGGCCCGGAGTTCCGGCAGCCGCAGTACGGCGAGATCGCGCCCACCGGCGGAGTCGGAAAGGCTTTCGCCGGTGCGCTGCGCGGGCGGGCGGACGGTGGCGGCCCCCGAGCAGGCACCGCGGGTCGTCTGTACGGGACCGGGCGACTGCCCGGTGCCAGGTGTGATCATGCGTGAATCAGTCCCCTCGTCCGGTGCCTGAGGTCTCCCCCGGGCCCGGAGGGCCGAAGGGATGCACCGACTCCGTGCATCGTGCCACTACGAACGGTGCCCATGCAGGCGGTCTGCACCCGTTCAGCCCCCGATAGGTTGGCCTGTATGCGTGCAGTGGTGCAGAGGGTCGACGGCGCGAGCGTCGTGGTGGCCGGTGAGACCGTGGGAGAGATCGTCGGCGAGGGGCTGTGCGTCCTGGTGGGGGTGACCCACGGGGACACGTCCGAGCAGGCGGCGCAACTGGCCCGCAAGCTGTGGTCGGTGCGGATCCTGGAAGGCGAGAAGTCCTGCTCGGACGTGAACGCTCCGCTGCTGGTGATCTCGCAGTTCACCCTCTACGGGGACGCCCGCAAGGGTCGCCGGCCCACCTGGAACGCCGCGGCACCCGGCGATACCGCCGAGCCGCTCGTCGACGAGGTGGTGGCGCGGCTGCGGGCGCTGGGAGCGCGGGTGGAGACGGGCCGGTTCGGGGCGCGGATGAGGGTGTCGCTCACCAACGACGGCCCGTTCACGGTGCTGCTGGAGGTGTAGGCGGTGCCGGCCTCCGTCCGCGGAGGGCGCGGGGCCGGCACCGCCGTCACGAGGAGTGCCCGGGGCGGGTTGCGGGAGTCCCCCTGACCCGCCGGCCTGCTGACCTGCTGACCTGCTGACCTGCCGGCCTGCCGGCCTTCCGGCGGACGGAGCTACTTCCGCAACACGTCCTACGGCTCGACCACGACCTCCTGTGCCGCCGCCGTGCTCCCCGCCACGAGTTCCGCGTCCACCGGCACGTTCCGCTTCACCAGGGCCAGGGCGATCGGCCCCAGCTCGTGATGGCGTGCCGACGTCGTGACG
It encodes the following:
- a CDS encoding GNAT family N-acetyltransferase, with product MSPDVRPVTESEVTDWLRACRIGFLQSPEVSEELAADRLAHFDMPRVRGAFDAGRCVATYRSYTQQLTVPGGAAVPANAVSNVTVSPTHRRRGLLTSMIASDLAAAKERGEIVSTLIAAEFPIYGRYGFGPATWFTEWSIDVARTGLDPRRPGPGDGARIDLADGEEVRKLGPELYDRFRADRAGAADRDARWWQLNTGVVPAGPEPWREPFYALYRSATGDVEGLAVYRAAASGWSDAGQPDTALEVEKLITVSPAAERALWHFVCSVDWVTTVRSGRRAPDDLLPLLFPDPRAARTVTCADFLWVRVLDVVRALEARTYGIPGRLVLEVHDPLGQAGGRFRLEVASDGKAECSPTGVAADLSLDLGALGSVYLGDESMLRLMALGRVSEHRAGAAALADAVFRAPRRAWCPDMF
- a CDS encoding RsiG family protein, whose translation is MITPGTGQSPGPVQTTRGACSGAATVRPPAQRTGESLSDSAGGRDLAVLRLPELRALRKESQRDEADLSYVRRLLQGRVDILRAELTRRSAPPSPLLPTAGSGPERPGPDAAVVDRLSRILADPPSRRGSSARHVTLSEPRGEEYRLLAAEMLSEVELSDLDARTDDELRAAMGRLAGYEQEVSGQRQQLQRTADECSAEIARRYREGEAQVDDLLT
- the dtd gene encoding D-aminoacyl-tRNA deacylase, translated to MRAVVQRVDGASVVVAGETVGEIVGEGLCVLVGVTHGDTSEQAAQLARKLWSVRILEGEKSCSDVNAPLLVISQFTLYGDARKGRRPTWNAAAPGDTAEPLVDEVVARLRALGARVETGRFGARMRVSLTNDGPFTVLLEV